GTGTGGGCCACGAACCAGGTGAGAACGAGCACCGCGGGCAGGTATACGAGATAGGCGAGGAAGTGATAAGTGGTGGTCATGATGAAATGGATTTAGGAATGAGGTATCGGATGATGTTTTTTGCTGAAGAAGTAAATGCCTGCCATGTTGCAATAATGGATGATGGCGAGCGTGAGCACGATGCGCCCAGTCATTTCCGAAACGCTGGCCAGCAGGCCGGTCCAGTTGTCGACACGTTCCCAGTTGCGGATCATGAGCGCGGCGTAGCCGAGGTTCAGGAGGTAATACCCGGTGAGCAGGATGCGGTTGATAGCGTCCGTGAGGGTAGCATTGCCTTGCAACAGGTGGAGGATGAAAGCGCGGCCGTTACGGAAGAAGATCCATCCCACCCGGAAGGTGATCAGGCCTGTGATGCAGCCGTAAACGAGGTAAGCCGTCGTGTTCATAGGTGACCGTGTTTGATGAATCAAATGTATAAGTAAGTTTTGAACTTTCAAAATGTATTGAAAGAAAAAATAACTGAGTGATGGGAAGAAATCCGTTTGTCGTAGGAAAGTATCCGTTTCGCGTAGCAGGGGGGATGGGAGGGTGGTCTATCTTTGCGGCGACAAAAACAAGATCATGAAAAAGTTAACCCTGCTATTCCTTTCCATTATCCCTTTCATTCTGCTGGCAACCGCCGCAGGCAAGCGTTCCGCCCGGGCGAAGCAGCACCCGGCCCCGCAGGCTCCCGCAACAGGTACGGCCCCGAAGCCATTCCACATAGAAGGCGAAACCTTCCGGCTGCCCGCGGGCATCACACTGACGGCCGGCTCCATGAAAGGCCACAACGCCCAGGCCTGCTCCTGTGATGCGGCTCCCCAGGCACAACGCCTCGGCGACGGCTGCCTCGTGCGCCTGCGCTTCCGCCTCCGCAACCACACCGCAGCCGCCGTCAGGGTAACCCTGCCCGCCGGGCTCGTGTTCCAGAACCGGTACGACCATTCCAACGACGCGCTGCTGGCGCGCCCAGTAGAGCTCAACATACCCGCCAGCGCCACCGCCGGATTCCACCTCGATCTTTTCGGACTGTACCAGTCCATTCCAAAGGCCGGTCCCGAAGGGCCTTACCGCTTCGGCCCCGTGTCCGGCAATTACGACCTGCAGGCGTTGCTGATGACGCTGGAAGGTAAATCCCTGGCCGACGTGCATAGCCTTGCCGTGGCCCAGGAAGCAATATGGGAGGTTACAAATGGCCATATCCCGAGCGCAGGCCTCGCAGGAAAAGTGGCTCAGTTGCCCTGAGGTCGCGTGAAAAATCACAGACTGAGCACAAACACTGCAGGCTCACCGCCGCAGCGGCCGCTCCCTTGCCGGGGCGGCCTTTTATTTTTAGGCAGGCGTAACGGTTACGGCTCATGAAACGCTCTTATACACTGAAAGCCTGTTTCATCACATCAACCAAACCCCTTACCAATGCCTGGAATTTTACGTATCCTGCTGCTTTGCAGCCTTTTCCCGGCCATCACCCTGGCGCAGTCGCCCCCGAAACGTGAACTCCGCGGCGCCTGGGTAGCCACTTATCTCAATATCGACTGGCCCAACCGGTCGCACACGCCCGCCCAGCAAAGGGCCGCCTTTATCGCCATCGCCGACCACCACCGCGCCACCGGCCTCAACGCGCTGTACGTACAGGTGCGCAGCCAGTGCGACGCGATGTACGCCAGCACCCTGGAACCCTGGTCGGCCGACCTCACCGGCACACAGGGCAACGCCCCTTCATCGCCCTGGGACCCTTTGGCCTTCGCCATCGAGGAATGCCATAAACGCGGCATGGAATTCCACGCCTGGATCAATCCCTATCGCGCCGTGGGCAATGCCAACAACCTCCCGGGCTTCGCCGCCTCGCATGTGGCCAAGGCGCATCCCGAATGGCTCCTCAGCCAGGGTACCCTCCGCGTCCTCGATCCCGGGTTGCCGCCCGTACGCGACCACATCTCGGCCGTGATTGCGGATATCCTGCACCGTTATGACGTGGATGGCATTCATTTCGACGACTATTTCTATCCCCCCAACGCCCCCGCAGGAACGGCGCCCTACAACGATTCGGCCACTTTCGCCGATTATCCGCGCGGGTTTACCGTGAAGGCCGACTGGCGGCGCGACAACGTGAACCTGCTCATCCAGCGGGTGTACGACAGTGTCAAAACCATCAAGCCCTGGGTGAAATTCGGCGTGAGCCCCTCCGGCATCTACCGCAACAGTACCAATCCCGACATCGGTTCGCCGACCGGCGGGCTGGAACACTATACCACCCTGTATGCCGACACGAAGCGCTGGCTGCGGGAAGGTTGGGTCGATTATATTATGCCGCAGGTGTATTGGTGGATCGGGCAGCCGGGCGCTAACTACGGCGTGATCGTACCCTGGTGGAATAATCAGGCTGCCGGCCGTCATATTTACATCGGTATCGCCGGTTACAAAATGGGTGATGCGGCCGCCGGAGCGGGATGGACAGATTCCACCCAGATCCCGCGCCAGATCCGGATGAACCGCAGCCATGCCAACGTGTACGGGCAGTCGGTGTACAATACCACCAGCATGCGCGTCAATACCCGCAAAGGTTTCCGCGATTCGCTGCGGCTGTTCATGTACGCGAAGCCGGCGTTGCTGCCCGCGATGCAATGGCGCGACAGCATCGCACCGGCGGCGCCGTTCGGGCTGAATGCCGTGCAGGCCGGCGATGATGTGCAATTGTTCTGGTGGCACAACGGCGACCCCGGCGATCAGCTGAACAGGGCGCGCCAGTTTGCCGTGTACCGCTCCACCACGCCCGTGATCGACACCAGTTCCATGGACCAGTTCCTGGCGGTAACACCGGTGGATTCCGTCAGCTATACGGATACATCCGCCTTGCCGGGGGTAACTTACTATTACGCCGTGACGGCCCTCGACCGGTATCATAACGAGAGTCCGCGTTCCGGCCTGGCGGCTAACCTTGCGCCCACGATCCAGGGGCCGGGCAACCAGTGGCTCTTCGGGGATGCGGAATGTGGCGCTCCTTTGCCGGATTACCGCGATTCGGTAACGGTAGACAACCCGGAAGGTGTCGTAGTTACGCAATATCCCGTGCCGGGCAGCCGCGTGCGGCATCACGATAACGTGTATTTCATCGCCACCAACGCCGGCGGAAAATCCGATACCGCGATGCTGACGATCGGTTTGAAAGACACGCTGCCGCCCGTTTTCACGGAAGTCATTCCTTCGCCGGGCTTGCTGAATACGCCGAACAACAAGATGGTGACGGTGGCGCTTAACTATACCGCAACGGACTGTGGTCCGGTAACGCGCACAGTAACCGTGACCAGCAACGAGCCGGATAACGGAAACGCGGATTGGCAGGTGGTGGATGCGAATACCGTGAAGCTCCGCGCGCAAAGAAACCCGCTTGGCAACGGGCGCGTTTACACGATAACGGTGACCGCCACCGATACTTCGGGTAATTCCAGTGTGGAAAAGGCTTACGTGCTGGTGCCGGGCAACAAGACCTGGACACATGGCCAGGGCCTGGCCGCTACGGCGCTGCCCAATCCTACGTTCCACCAGTTTGTGCTGATGCTGGTGAGCCAGCGCCAGCTGCCGATTGGTATCCGCGTGTACAACAGCGCGGGCGCGCTCGTGGAAACCCGCCAGGGACAAGCGCCTAATTCGTCTGTTACGCTGGGAAGCAATTACCTGCCGGGCATTTATTACATTGAAATTTCGCAGGCCAATATCCGCCAGCTGTTGAAGGTGATCAAGCTGGGGCATTAAGGTATATTCATCCAGAACCATACATGAATAGAACAGGGCCGTCCGCATTGGGCGGCCTTGTTATGTCCGGCGCTATTTACTTTTCAGTGAATTCAGCGTATATTCCGTACATGCAATTTACCCGCCGGGAACTGGGCGTGGCGGCATTCGCGGCCGTTACCGCCTTTTGCGCCTACACCGCTATTTTTTCGTTTCGCAAGGCTTTCAATGTGGGGGCTTTCGCGGGGCATACGCTTTGGGGCATGGATTACAAAATCGTGCTGGTGGTGTCGCAGGTATTTGGGTACATGCTGAGCAAGTTCTACGGTATCCGTTTCATCGCCGGCATGCAGCGGAAGAACCGCCACTGGCTGATTCTCGGGCTCACGGGCGCCGCATGGCTGGCCTGGGCGCTCTTTGCGCTGGTGCCGCCACCGTACAACTGGTGGTGCCTGTTCCTGAACGGCTTCCCGCTGGGGATGCTTTGGGGCGTGGTATTTTCGTATATCGAAGGCCGGCGGACGACGGATATGATCAGCGCCGCGCTGGCGGTGAGCTTCATTTTCGCATCCGGGTTGGCTAAAAGCGTAGCGCAATGGGTGATGGAAGGATGGGGCATAACCGAATACGGTATGCCGTTTGTGGTGGGTTGCGTGTTTATGCCGGTACTGATCGTATTTGTGTTGCTGCTCGAAAAAATCCCTCCACCCGGTCCCGCCGACAAGGAACAGCGAATGGAAAGGTTGCCGATGAGCGCGGCGGAACGCCGCGGACTGCTGGTGCGCTTCTGGCCGGGGATCTCCTTACTCGTCCTCATTTATGTCCTCGTTACCATCCTGCGCGAAGTGCGCGACAGCTTCATGGCGGATATGTGGCGCGCTTCCGGGGAACATTTCCAACCGGGCGTTTTCGCGGGCACGGAAAGCCTGATATCGCTGGTGATTCTCGTTATGATCGCCGCCATGAGCTGGCTGCAGCATAATTTCAGGGCGTTCTTCGTTACGCAATGGATCATGCTGGCGGGATTTGCGCTCGCGCTAACCGGCGCCATGCTTTTTTCCGCGGGCCAGCTCGGGATGTACGCCTGGATGCTGCTGGCGGGACTGGGTTTGTACATGGTCTATATTCCTTTCAACAGCCTGTTGTTTGACCGGTTCATCGCCGCTTTCCGGTTTACGGGCAATGTGGGTTTTCTCATCTATATCGCCGATTCTTTCGGCTACCTCGGCAGTGTGGGCGTCATGCTGGCCAAAACGGTGTTCCGGCTGGAATTGAACTGGCTGGATTTTTATACAGGCCTGGTGAAAATCGCCGGCGTCACGGGCCTGGCGGGCACCGCGTTATCCATGTACTGGTTCCGGAAAAAGTACCGCGAAAATACCGCAGGTTTACAGCAACGCGATTAGCAATAAAGTAATGAGCGCGGGGAGGGCTTGCAGGAAGAAGATGCGCTTCGTGGCGGTCAGTGCGCCGTAAATACCCGCTACGGCTACGCAAATCAGGAAGAACACCGCTACATGCTGCTGCCACGCCGGATTGTCTATCCAGAGGCTCCAGATCAGGCCCGCCGCCAGGAAACCGTTATACAACCCCTGGTTGGCTGCCAGCGCCTTTGTGGGCTCGAACATTTCTTTGGGGATCTGCCGGAATACTTTAGGCGCCCTGGTAGTCCAGGCGAACATTTCCAGCCAGAGGATATACAAATGTTCTATCGCTATCAAAGTGATCATTACGAGGATGATGATGGCCATGGGGCAGTGGTTTTATTTCCTTCAATTTACCCAATTTACACACGCATTGTTCACTCAGGGCATAAAAAAGCCGGTCCTGACGAAAGGACCGGCGCGATATACGTTACAGGTTAAAAAATACACGTCTTATTTACGGGTTACGAAGAATTTCTTTTTAGGGCTTTTGGCCGGTACCAGCGGGCGGATGGCTGCGCCGGCTTCCAGCGAGCGATCGGCTTCGATGAGGCTGGCGCCGTCTTCGATGACCGCGCGGTATGCTTTGGCGCGATCAGCGGCGTCCGGCAGTTTATCGTAAGTAGGTGCGGCGGAAATCATGCACATCACACCGCGCTTGTTGAGATTGGCGTACAGCGGCTTCAGTTCCGGTTTGTTATCCGGGCCTACATACGCCATAATATGCGACCAGGGAATGTTTTCCTGTTCATATTCTTCCAGCGCCTTTTGCGTTTTTACGAACGCTTCGAATACGATTTCGGGATTGCGCTCATGATACCATTTGGCTTCTTTGGCGGTATGTACGGTCACCATGACATGCCCCTCGGCTTTATGTTTTTTGATGATGGCGGCCGTCATTTCGAAGGGCACGTCTTTTTTGTCGAGGATCAGCACGGTTTTGCCGCGCGCCCAGATGATGGCTTCTTCCAGCGTGGGGATGCGAAAGTCGGTGAGGTTGCCTTCCAAATCTTTAAGGCGGAGCTTTTTAAGCTCGGCGAGCGTATAGTCGCCTACTTTTCCGGTGCCGTTGGTGGTGCGGTTGAGGGTGGCGTCGTGCATGAGCACGATCGCACTGTCTTTCGTAAGCCGCGGATCGATTTCGAAAGTGGCAGGGGTAAAGCGGAGCGTGTTGGCGAAGGCTTCGATGCTGTTTTCCGGGAAGCCTTTGTTAATCCCGCCGCGGTGGCCGCTGACGAAAGGAATGTCATTCCCGGTATAGCGGAAAAATTCCCGGAGCTGCTTTGCGTTTTTGATTTTCAGCACATGCGTGCCCGATTGGGCGAAGCCGGTGATGGTGGCGCAGAGCAGCGCGCCGCCGAGGAGAATTCGTTTCATGCTATCAGAATTTGGCATTGAGGTGTTGTAAAGTGAATGCGCCGTCTGCGTCCAGGGTGAACATAGTGACGGAAGCGTTTTCCTGCACGAGCATCCGGTAGTTCCGGAGCGGCATGCCGAGTTTGTACGCGAGGAACAGGCGGTTGACGCCGTTGTGCGCCGCTACGAGAATGTTGCCGGCAGGGTGTTTGCGGTGGATGTCGGTGAAGAAGGAATCTACCCGCTCCACGATTTCCCGGCCGCTTTCGCCCGTTCCGCCGGCGCGGAAGGAGTAGGGGTCTTCCATCCAGTGGTGCCAGTGCTCCGGCGCCTCGGCGATGAATTCTTCTTTCGTTTTCTGTTCCCAGGTCCCGAAGTCGGCCTCAATCAGCCTTTCATCTTTTTTGACATAAGCCCCTGAAGCGATGTTGGCGGTCATGAAAGCGCGTTCCAACGGAGAGGAATAAACGCCATCGAAAGTGATGCCTTTCAGTTGCTGGCGCACGGCTTCGGCCTGCGCGATGCCTTTGGCGGTCAGCGCGATGTCGGTCCGGCCGCAATACCGGTTGTTGTCTGCGTTCCAGGCGGTTTGTCCGTGCCGGAGCAAATAAACGTTAAGCATATCCTTTTTCTTTCAGTTTGTCCCGGAACTGCTGGTAGCCATGTTGATAGGCTTTCTCCAGTGCCGGATCGGGTTGCATGGTATTTTCGATATGAGCCATGGCGGCGGCGGCTTCCGCGATGCTGCCGTAATATGTTTGCGACGCGGCTAGGATGGCGGCGCCCACGGCTCCGCTCACTTCTTTCATTTTATGTACCGGCACGCCCAGCACGGATGCCCTGATTTTCAACCAGAGCGTGCTGTTGCTGGCGCCGCCGGCGGTGTACACGGCTTTCACGGTTTCGCCGGAAAGCTGTACAATCAATTCATACGCCATCTTTTCGATATAGGCTACGCCTTCCATCCCGGCGGCAAATTTCTCCGCTCCATCGAGCCCCTGCGCCTGGAAAGCTTTGGCTTGCGGCGCTACGAACGGGAACCTTTCACCTTGTTGCTCCAGCGGCCAGTACAATTTGCCGGTGGGTATCAACGGGGCGGCGGCTTCGTTGAGCGCGCCGGGGTCGCCGGGGAAGTGCTTCGAAATCCAGTCGGCCCCGGTATTGCTGGCGCCCCCCGGCATCCAATAACCTTGCGGGTGCCGGTGGTTGTACAGCCGCCCGAGCGGGTCGTGCAGGGGCTGCAGTGTCACGCCTTTCACGACGAGCGTGGTGCCGATGGTCGTGTTCCAGGCGCCGGGCGTTACCGCGCCGGAGGCAATCTGCGAAGCGCAGCCGTCGGTCATCCCGGCGGTGGCCACCACGTTCGGCGGCATGCCGGGCAGGCGGAGGGTGACTTCGCCCACGGGCGCGCCGGAAGGTACTACGCCCTGCAGCCACTCGCGGCGCAGGGGTAAATGACCCCAAATATATTCCGGCCACCGTTCGTTTGCTACGTCGTAACCGGATTTTAACACATTGGTAAAATCGGTAATGCCGAAGTTGCCGGTCAGTTTGCCGGTGATGAAATCGGCGGCGTGGATGAATTTGTGTATCCGGCGGGCTTTTTCCGGGTAATGTTCCGCGAACCACACCATTTTCGGCAATCCGCTCGTGGTATTGAACGCCGTGTAGCCTTCGGGGTGGAATTGTTCCGCGAGGGCTTTGCAGCGTTTCCCTTCTTCCGCCTGGCGGCCGTCGCTATACATGATGGCGGGATGGAGCGGCTGGCCGGCGGCGTCCACAGGGATCACGGTGCCGGATGTGCTGGTGACGCCGATCGCGCGCAGCTTTGCTGCTTCGGGATGCCGGAGCAGCAAAGCGAGCAATTTCTCGCAGGCAGCCCACCATTCGTCCGGCGATTGTTCTTCGCGCGAAGCGGCGCTCAGTGGGAATGGCTCGCTGAAAGCAGCCAGTACAAGGCCGCGCTCATCGGTGAGAATGGCTCTTGCGCCCTGTGTGCCTACGTCCAGCCCGATAAAAGTATGTTCCATTAATTGCTTGTCTCAGTTC
Above is a genomic segment from Chitinophaga pollutisoli containing:
- a CDS encoding DUF5690 family protein — its product is MQFTRRELGVAAFAAVTAFCAYTAIFSFRKAFNVGAFAGHTLWGMDYKIVLVVSQVFGYMLSKFYGIRFIAGMQRKNRHWLILGLTGAAWLAWALFALVPPPYNWWCLFLNGFPLGMLWGVVFSYIEGRRTTDMISAALAVSFIFASGLAKSVAQWVMEGWGITEYGMPFVVGCVFMPVLIVFVLLLEKIPPPGPADKEQRMERLPMSAAERRGLLVRFWPGISLLVLIYVLVTILREVRDSFMADMWRASGEHFQPGVFAGTESLISLVILVMIAAMSWLQHNFRAFFVTQWIMLAGFALALTGAMLFSAGQLGMYAWMLLAGLGLYMVYIPFNSLLFDRFIAAFRFTGNVGFLIYIADSFGYLGSVGVMLAKTVFRLELNWLDFYTGLVKIAGVTGLAGTALSMYWFRKKYRENTAGLQQRD
- a CDS encoding DUF1304 domain-containing protein; its protein translation is MAIIILVMITLIAIEHLYILWLEMFAWTTRAPKVFRQIPKEMFEPTKALAANQGLYNGFLAAGLIWSLWIDNPAWQQHVAVFFLICVAVAGIYGALTATKRIFFLQALPALITLLLIALL
- a CDS encoding histidine phosphatase family protein, with translation MLNVYLLRHGQTAWNADNNRYCGRTDIALTAKGIAQAEAVRQQLKGITFDGVYSSPLERAFMTANIASGAYVKKDERLIEADFGTWEQKTKEEFIAEAPEHWHHWMEDPYSFRAGGTGESGREIVERVDSFFTDIHRKHPAGNILVAAHNGVNRLFLAYKLGMPLRNYRMLVQENASVTMFTLDADGAFTLQHLNAKF
- a CDS encoding FGGY-family carbohydrate kinase; the protein is MEHTFIGLDVGTQGARAILTDERGLVLAAFSEPFPLSAASREEQSPDEWWAACEKLLALLLRHPEAAKLRAIGVTSTSGTVIPVDAAGQPLHPAIMYSDGRQAEEGKRCKALAEQFHPEGYTAFNTTSGLPKMVWFAEHYPEKARRIHKFIHAADFITGKLTGNFGITDFTNVLKSGYDVANERWPEYIWGHLPLRREWLQGVVPSGAPVGEVTLRLPGMPPNVVATAGMTDGCASQIASGAVTPGAWNTTIGTTLVVKGVTLQPLHDPLGRLYNHRHPQGYWMPGGASNTGADWISKHFPGDPGALNEAAAPLIPTGKLYWPLEQQGERFPFVAPQAKAFQAQGLDGAEKFAAGMEGVAYIEKMAYELIVQLSGETVKAVYTAGGASNSTLWLKIRASVLGVPVHKMKEVSGAVGAAILAASQTYYGSIAEAAAAMAHIENTMQPDPALEKAYQHGYQQFRDKLKEKGYA
- a CDS encoding family 10 glycosylhydrolase, with the translated sequence MPGILRILLLCSLFPAITLAQSPPKRELRGAWVATYLNIDWPNRSHTPAQQRAAFIAIADHHRATGLNALYVQVRSQCDAMYASTLEPWSADLTGTQGNAPSSPWDPLAFAIEECHKRGMEFHAWINPYRAVGNANNLPGFAASHVAKAHPEWLLSQGTLRVLDPGLPPVRDHISAVIADILHRYDVDGIHFDDYFYPPNAPAGTAPYNDSATFADYPRGFTVKADWRRDNVNLLIQRVYDSVKTIKPWVKFGVSPSGIYRNSTNPDIGSPTGGLEHYTTLYADTKRWLREGWVDYIMPQVYWWIGQPGANYGVIVPWWNNQAAGRHIYIGIAGYKMGDAAAGAGWTDSTQIPRQIRMNRSHANVYGQSVYNTTSMRVNTRKGFRDSLRLFMYAKPALLPAMQWRDSIAPAAPFGLNAVQAGDDVQLFWWHNGDPGDQLNRARQFAVYRSTTPVIDTSSMDQFLAVTPVDSVSYTDTSALPGVTYYYAVTALDRYHNESPRSGLAANLAPTIQGPGNQWLFGDAECGAPLPDYRDSVTVDNPEGVVVTQYPVPGSRVRHHDNVYFIATNAGGKSDTAMLTIGLKDTLPPVFTEVIPSPGLLNTPNNKMVTVALNYTATDCGPVTRTVTVTSNEPDNGNADWQVVDANTVKLRAQRNPLGNGRVYTITVTATDTSGNSSVEKAYVLVPGNKTWTHGQGLAATALPNPTFHQFVLMLVSQRQLPIGIRVYNSAGALVETRQGQAPNSSVTLGSNYLPGIYYIEISQANIRQLLKVIKLGH
- a CDS encoding glycerophosphodiester phosphodiesterase family protein, with protein sequence MKRILLGGALLCATITGFAQSGTHVLKIKNAKQLREFFRYTGNDIPFVSGHRGGINKGFPENSIEAFANTLRFTPATFEIDPRLTKDSAIVLMHDATLNRTTNGTGKVGDYTLAELKKLRLKDLEGNLTDFRIPTLEEAIIWARGKTVLILDKKDVPFEMTAAIIKKHKAEGHVMVTVHTAKEAKWYHERNPEIVFEAFVKTQKALEEYEQENIPWSHIMAYVGPDNKPELKPLYANLNKRGVMCMISAAPTYDKLPDAADRAKAYRAVIEDGASLIEADRSLEAGAAIRPLVPAKSPKKKFFVTRK